The Micavibrio sp. TMED2 genome includes a window with the following:
- a CDS encoding triose-phosphate isomerase: MADDLDFALICYWFSNWANSPRKTRIEDKMLIVGNWKMNGSRQMAVGLIEGIRTGLTAGTRASVVVCPPSVYLSEATEWISGSRIGLGAQTCHGAESGAYTGDVAAAMLAEIGVQYVIVGHSERRQHHGETDNVVCDQAAAAIAAGLVPIICVGETEAERDAGDAGNVVAIQIERSVPATASVDKVVIAYEPIWAIGTGRTPSTDDIAAMHGMMSQVAASAVNDTQSPPLLYGGSVKPGNAAEILAIEHVDGALVGGASLNAEDFLGIINAA, translated from the coding sequence ATGGCTGATGACTTGGATTTCGCACTTATTTGCTATTGGTTTTCCAATTGGGCAAATTCACCCCGAAAAACACGGATCGAGGACAAAATGCTGATCGTTGGTAACTGGAAAATGAATGGCTCCCGTCAGATGGCTGTCGGCCTTATCGAGGGAATCAGAACGGGCCTGACCGCCGGAACCAGAGCCAGCGTCGTGGTCTGCCCGCCGTCGGTTTACCTCAGTGAAGCGACCGAGTGGATCAGCGGTTCACGCATCGGCCTCGGCGCGCAGACCTGCCACGGGGCTGAATCGGGTGCCTATACCGGTGATGTTGCCGCCGCCATGCTGGCCGAGATCGGCGTACAATATGTCATCGTCGGCCATTCGGAGCGCCGCCAGCATCATGGTGAGACCGATAACGTGGTCTGTGATCAGGCCGCTGCCGCAATCGCTGCCGGTCTGGTGCCGATCATCTGTGTCGGGGAGACCGAGGCAGAGCGCGATGCCGGTGATGCCGGCAATGTGGTGGCGATCCAGATCGAACGTTCGGTACCGGCAACCGCCAGCGTCGACAAGGTGGTGATTGCCTATGAACCGATCTGGGCCATCGGTACCGGTCGCACACCATCAACCGATGATATTGCAGCCATGCACGGAATGATGAGCCAGGTTGCCGCGTCGGCGGTCAATGATACCCAGTCACCGCCCTTGCTCTATGGCGGGTCGGTGAAACCGGGCAATGCGGCAGAAATCCTTGCTATTGAGCATGTGGATGGCGCACTCGTCGGCGGTGCCAGTCTGAATGCGGAAGACTTTCTCGGTATCATCAATGCGGCCTGA